DNA from Fortiea contorta PCC 7126:
ATAATATTGAACAAGAAAGACGAACAACGCGATCGCAATACGAAGAAGCCATAGCCCGTCAAAAATCACTACAAGAGCAGCTGAACCGTTCCCCACAAAACGCCCTCGTCGCTTCTCGTTTGAGTCAATCAACTCGCTACCAAGGGTTACTCAACGAAATCCAAAAAACAGAATTGGCTTTGGGACAAGAACGCTTGCGCTTCACCGACGAAACACCAAGCGTGCAAAAACTCAAAGACCAACTCGCAGGACAAAAGGAGTTATTGCAACAAGAAGTAGGTAGGACTCTCGGTGGTGAGTCTAATGACAATGTAGCCTTTGGAGAAACTCTCCTCGAACAAGGACAATTTGGTGAAATTGACCTCAATCTTGCCGGTCAATTAGTAGAAACCCAAACAACTATAGTTGCTCTCACCGCACGCGACCAAACTCTAGCTCAAAAAGAAAGCGAATTACGCTTTGAAATCAAACGTTTTCCACCTTTATTAGCCTATTACAATCGCATCCTCCCACAGTTAAAATTTAGCCGCGAAAGGTTAGAGCAACTGTTGCGAGCAGAGCAACAATTAAGGCAAGAATTATCCAAAGGCGGATTTAATTGGGAAGTTGTCGAAGAACCCCAAAGAGGTTTCTTGTTAGGCCCTAATCTCAAGCAGAACCTGCTCTTGGGTGCAGTGGTGGGATTAATGTTAGGAGGAATTGCGGCTTTTGTTCGTGAAGCTGCTGATGATGCTGTCCACACCACCGCTGAGTTAGAGAAACAAGCCGCATTACCGTTGTTAGGTACAACTCCCAAGTTACCACCAGCCAAGAGCAGAGAATCAATGATCAAGCTACCTTTTGGTAAGCCTGAAGTTTTGGCGCCTTGGACAGTTCAAGTATTGCAATCTCCGCCCCGGTGGGAATCGCTAGATTTGATTTATAAAAACATTGAACTGCTCCATTCAGTGGCTAATTTAAAATCTTTAATGATTACTTCTGCTCTACCTGATGAAAGTAAATCAGCTTTAGCATTAGGACTAGCAATGAGTGCTGCAAGGTTGCACAAAAGGGTACTTTTAATTGATGCGAATTTGCGTGAACCTAGTTTGCACAAACAATTAAATCTTCCCAATGAACAAGGGCTTTCTACTCTCTTGGCTAGTGATGCTACCCTACCGAATCAAATTAGTATTCAATATTCAGGTTCATCCTACATCGACATCATGACTGCAGGCCCCATACCTGCGGATGCGGCTAATCTTCTCAGTTCTCCCCGCATGATGCAGTTGATGGCCACATTTGAGGAGAATTATGATTTAGTTCTTGTAGACGCTTCATCAGTAATTGGTGTAGTTGATGCTATGCTGACTGCTTCGTCTTGTCGCAGTGTGCTTTTGGTAGCCAGTATTGGTAGAGTCACTCGCAGCCAGATTGCTCAAGCTACAGCTATGTTGAGCAAATTAAACCTGATTGGTGTAGTAGCAAATGGAGTATCAAACTCGCAAAGCACATATGTTCCCTATGTGAAACAGCAACGGTTAGCGCTACATCAAGCTATGGAAAAATAGCGCATTGTTATAGCGATTTCTTGAAGCAATGCGACAGATAAATCGGTGTAGAGGCGTTGTTTTTGCTTCGTCTCTACAGGATTTAAATGTATTATATCAAGTTAAATACTAACGATATTTGTAATAAATTAACCGATATTAATAGATTTTATTACAAGTAATCACTTGGGCGTTCAAGAATCAATATTAAAATATTTAAGCGAAAAATCAGAATGAATTTTCAGCAGCTTTAAATACATTTATTCACTTCAGCTTAATAATTTACACTTAAACTTATCAAGTATTTAAAGAGTGAATAAAGAATCAGTTTTATTAATAGTTATTGCTCAAAAATTTTATACCCTAGATTCAGAGCAATAATCTACCAACCTATAAATTCAAAAGCATATGACTATCTCCATAATTCCTAGCCTGGAACATTACTATAACGGGAACGAGCTAAATCAAGAAAATCAGTCCGCTTATTGCACACTCAAGTGGCGACGGGGACAGCTATTAGTCAAGTCAATTAAACAAGTTAATCAGCCTGATATACCTGCTTTGCATGACGAAAAATCTTTAGTAGAGTGTTTAAAACATTCCCCAGTCAGCTTAGTGAGAATTGATCCTAAATTGGGTGAGACGCGACTGAAATTTTGGGCTGTGGCTTGTGAACAAGCTCATAAGCCTATATTTTTATGTATACCTTCTTCTCAGAAAAATTCTCAACCAATCAGCTTAGTTGCATGGTGGTTGAAGCGAATTTTTGATTGGATTTTAGCTTTAGTATTGCTGCTAGTAATGACTCCAGTTATCATAGGATCAATTTTGCTGCTGCGGGTTGATTCACCAGGGTCAAGTTTTTCTCATG
Protein-coding regions in this window:
- a CDS encoding GumC family protein yields the protein MVQTSIHPSLNPAPDTEAGYGQMFAVFLRRFPWFLLVFLTSVTFAGLITTKTKPTYKSTMQLLVEPNYQVKPGTAEAGNQFTETNIQIDAGTQLNLMQSSTLIQKAVDKLRPEYPDITIAQIKGALSLNQIKTKEDNVATKIFQAEFTGHDPEKTQKVLAAIREVYVEYNKQQQDSRLQKGLQVIREQLRKASDEVNASETNLQRFQRNQNLIDPDSQAKALETALNNIEQERRTTRSQYEEAIARQKSLQEQLNRSPQNALVASRLSQSTRYQGLLNEIQKTELALGQERLRFTDETPSVQKLKDQLAGQKELLQQEVGRTLGGESNDNVAFGETLLEQGQFGEIDLNLAGQLVETQTTIVALTARDQTLAQKESELRFEIKRFPPLLAYYNRILPQLKFSRERLEQLLRAEQQLRQELSKGGFNWEVVEEPQRGFLLGPNLKQNLLLGAVVGLMLGGIAAFVREAADDAVHTTAELEKQAALPLLGTTPKLPPAKSRESMIKLPFGKPEVLAPWTVQVLQSPPRWESLDLIYKNIELLHSVANLKSLMITSALPDESKSALALGLAMSAARLHKRVLLIDANLREPSLHKQLNLPNEQGLSTLLASDATLPNQISIQYSGSSYIDIMTAGPIPADAANLLSSPRMMQLMATFEENYDLVLVDASSVIGVVDAMLTASSCRSVLLVASIGRVTRSQIAQATAMLSKLNLIGVVANGVSNSQSTYVPYVKQQRLALHQAMEK
- the hepC gene encoding heterocyst development glycosyltransferase HepC, whose protein sequence is MTISIIPSLEHYYNGNELNQENQSAYCTLKWRRGQLLVKSIKQVNQPDIPALHDEKSLVECLKHSPVSLVRIDPKLGETRLKFWAVACEQAHKPIFLCIPSSQKNSQPISLVAWWLKRIFDWILALVLLLVMTPVIIGSILLLRVDSPGSSFSHEWHVGERGKLFRAIKFRTHNMTFIERWLCKRRLHNLPQLLNVLRGEMRLFSSHCWTLEDAVRLSLVAQKQLNELPGIKSGWEIDSESQLFHLDGQVM